The genomic interval GGCTTCGATGGCTTGATGAAGGAAACGAATCTCGTCGGGACGCATGGGCCAGCCTCCTGGGGCGGGCACCGTAACGGCGAGGAGGAGGGGTCGCCACGATTCCTCGGGGACAAGGGCCGTGGGCCCGTCGACCCGAAGAGCGCGTGTGGCCGCTCGGGACCTGGACTCGTCAAGAGAGCCCAGGTCCCAGGGCACGTCAGGTCCGCGCTACTGGTCGTCGCACGGGGTGCCCAGGCGGGCCCCCTCGTACACACCGAGCTCGTTGTAGATGATCGGCAGGTTCTCCTCGACGGGAACCTGGCGCAGGTCCGTGGACTTCTTCTTGTTCTCAATCCAGACGGACGACTTGGCCTTGTCCAGCACCAGCCGCAGGTCGCCCTTCTTGGTGGAGAAGATTTCGCCTTCCGAGTCGGAGATGACGTTGGTCATCTTCTGCGCCTTCATGCCGCCGCGAGGACCGATGAAGACGCGGTAGTTCTTCTGGTCCGTGGTGCGCGTCCCCCGGTCCACGAAGTAGTAGTTGCCCTTGGTGTCGCGCAGGAGCGCGTACGGCGCGAACTGCTGGGGGCTGGGGGCGAAGGCGGACTTGCGCAAGAGGTCCGCGGCGGGGCCCGCCTCCATCACGGTGAGGGGAATCTTCTTCTCACCGCAGCGCAGGGCACACGTCTTCTCCTTGCGGTCCAGGTCGATGTCGGAGACCACGCGCCAGTCCATGCCCCGGAAGTTGGGGTTGGCGGACTTGTTGAAGAAGCGCGGCTCCAGGAAGCTGTTTCCCGAGGTGAACGGCAGGGAGGGGACGAGGAAGAAGGTCTTCCCGTCGCCGTAGTAGAGCTGGTCTCCACCGCGCTCCTCTTCGGGAACCACGGCGACATAGTGCCCCTTGCCGTCGGCGCAGACGGTGGTGGCTTCCATGACCATCTTCTGACCCAGGTTCTCCTCCTTGCCCCAAGGGGGCTGGAGGGTCTCGGAGGCCAGGGACGTGCTGCAGGCGAAGGACACCGCCACGGCGGCGATACGCTGGAAGTTCATTGCAGGTCTCTGGGGAGGACTACAGGTTCGTCTTGAAGAACTTCGTGGCGAAGTCCTGCTGGTTGGAAGCGTCGCGCGACGTGGTCCAGATGACGCGCTCCGCGTCGAGCTTGGGCGCGGGGCTGTCCCCGAAGCGGCAGCTGACCTGCTTCACGCGCGTCTGGATGGTCTGCTTGGCGACGTTGGACACCTTGCACAGCTCCTTCAGGGAGTTGAGCGGAGCCTCGCAGTAGCTGGAGATGCTCAGCTCCTTGAGGTGGTCGTCGGTGATGGACGCCCAGTCGATGGTCGCGGCGACGGCGGTTCCACACGCGTTGTTCAGCTCCACCAGCGTGGCGGCGTAGTCCTTGTCGTGACGGGCCATCTCACCCTTGCGGTCGAACGCCATCAGCTTCGCCAGCGTGCCGTCCTCCTGCTGCTTCTGGTGCTGCTTGTAGACCTCTTCCGACTTGAGGGCCTGGGTGCGCTTCTCGTCGAAGGAGACGTCAATCTCCTTGGAGCGCCCGGGGACGTACAGCTCGTAGTGCGAGTTGCGCATGTACAGCACGGTGTAGTCCCGGCCGTGCCACTGCGTGGTGTAGTTGTGCTGCTCGCTGCTGCTGCTGCTCCAGTCCTTGAGCACGTACGGCAGCACCTTGCCGTCGAGCTCGGAGCCGGTGCCCTTCACGCGCAGGAGGAACTTCTTCGACGAGCGCGGGGTGAGCGGGATGACGGCGACCTCCTCGCCCTCACGGCCTGAGAAGACTTTTCCATCCTCCACCGGCGCCGCGAGGCTGGAGGTCGCCCCCAGCAGGAGAGTCGTCACGAATAGCGAGAACAGGTTTCTCAAAGCGATTCACCTCATGAGGTGGGGCCGTCCGGGGACAGCGCCATGTGTCAGAACTCGATGTCGTACTGCATGCAATACTTTCGGACCCGGGACTTCTCCGCCCCGGAGACCTTGGGCCAGTGGGTCTTGGCGTTGCTGAGGTCCTGCCGTCGGCAGAACGCACGGGTGAGCAATGAGTAGGACGCCTGCGGGATGCCTTGGGTTCCCCGCCGCTGGCTGCTGCGTGCCAGTCGGATGGCCTCCTCGGTGTCTCCCCCACTTAAAGCTCGTTCGGCATCGGCCAAAAGTTGCCTGACTTCGTCCGACAGCTTCTCGGAAGGCTCGGGCCGGGTGGAAGGACGCGTGGAGGGGGGCGGCGTCTTCGTGTCGACCCCCGTCGGGTTGACCTGCACCGTGTTCTCCGGGGGCGTCACCGTCCCCGTCTGGGGCGGCGGGACGGCGTGAGTCCCCGTGTCGCCCGGAGTCCCCGTGGCCGGCGGCGGAGTCGTCGCGCCCGTGACGGCGGGCGGCGGCGTCGTCGTGCCCTGATTCTGAGAATTCGCGGCGGGAGTGCCCGTCGTCGCGGCCGGAGTGGAGCCCTGGGGGTTGGCGGGGACAGGTGCGCCGGTCGAAGGGGGCGGGCCCGAGCGGGTCATCCACCAGCCCGCGCCACCGATGACGACCAGCCCCGCCACGGCGAGCGCCGCCAGGGGCGTGCGGCTCTTCGTCGCGGGCACGGGCCGTGCCGTGGGGACGGCGGCCACGTGGAGGTTCGGCTGTTGCGGCGTGACCGAGGGCGCGTGGGGAGCGGGGTGCGCGGGCGCGGCGGGGCCCGGCACGGGCTGCGACATGAACGTGGGCTCAAGTCCAGGAGGGTCGAGCTGTGCCGGGGCCAGTCGTGGCACGGGCTGGGACGTGAGCGTGGGCTCCAACTGCACGGGGTCCAGCTGGGCTACGGGCGGCGCGACCTGCTCGGCGCCCATCGCCTGCGCGACCCCCATGCGTCCCGTGTTGCCGGCGGCGAACGCACCGGAGGGCGCGACGGGCTCCACCTGCCCCATGCGTCCGGTGCCCGGGGCCATGGTGGCCTCGAAGCCCATGCGCCCGGTGTCCGGGCCCTGGCGCACGCTGCCCGGGGCCATGGTGTTGGACAGCGACGGCGGGCCCTCGGAGGGCAGGGCCACGCCGGAGGGCGAGCCCGTGGGGCGCGGCGTCGTGGCGTGTGAGCCCGTGACGGAGCTGAGCGAGTGCAGCGGGCTGCCCGTCAGTGCCTCCACGAAGGAGGCGATGTCCGGGTAGCGCTCCTCCACGCGCTTGGCCAGGGCCTTGTCCACCGCGGCGATGGCGTGGGGCGGAGCCTCCGGGCACAGCGGGGCGAGCGGCGCGGGCGGCTCGTAGACGACGCGGAAGATCATCTGCGCGATGCCGCCGCCACCGAAGGCGGGCGTGCCCGTCATCATCTCGTAGACGATGCAGCCCATCGCGAAGATGTCCGTTCGTGCATCAATCTCGCGGTTGCGGCCCTGGGCCTGCTCCGGCGACATGTACTGCGGCGTGCCGATGAGCGTCGCCTCCTGCGTCTGCACCGTGCCCGAGTCCAGGACCTTGGAGATGCCGAAGTCGAGCAGCTTGAGCCGCTCGCCGACGACGCCGCCGGAGTCGGTGGGGACGAGGAAGACGTTGGCGGGCTTGAGGTCGCGGTGGACGATGCCCGCGCCGTGCGCGGCCTGCAGCGCGGAGCCCATCTGCCGGGTGAACGAGTACACGTCGGTGAGGGGCAGCCGGCCCCGCTCCAGCCGGGACTGGAGGCTCTCGCCGCGCAGGAATTCCAGCACCAGGAACGGCGTGCCGTCTTCCAAGGTGTCGTAGTCGAGCACCTCGACGATGTTGGGGTGGCCCAGCCGGGAGGCAATCTCCGCCTCCCGGCGGAAGCGGGCGAAGATTTCCGGCGTCAGGTGGTCGCCGCCGCGCAGCACCTTCACCGCGACTTGTTTGCCGGGCAGGCGCAGGTGCTGGGCCAGGTACACGGAGCCCATGCCGCCGCGCCCCAGGATGGAGACGACCTTGTAGGTGTTGCGAAGGACCGTATCGATGGACAGGTCACCGTCTAACGGTCGAATCATGGGGCTGGGGCTCGCACGGGAATTCCTGGGGGTATGGTCCCCCATTCCATCCTCCCACCCCACCATGAGGCAACCTTTCCGAGGAGGGATTCCGGACGGAGCGGGGGGCGGGCCGTCGGAACCGCTGGTGGCTTTCCGCCAGCCTGCTAAGGAAGCGCTCGGTATGACAAAAGCCGCGCCCAAGGACTCCCTCGAGGTCCGAGTCCGCCGTATCCACCGCCGAGACCTCAACCGGACGTGGGAGTTCCTCAAGCTCGTCTTCCGCGACGTGAATCGCGAGACGGTGGAGTACCAGCGCCCCCGCTCCAAGCGCCGCTTCATGGAGGTCTACACCTCCGAGTGGATTGAGCAGCTGCTCTACGAAGTGGACGGCGAAATCGTCGGCTACTCCGAGTGCGCCTTCGAGGCCACGGGTGACGACAACTGGGTGAACCCGCGCTGGTTCGAGAAGCGGGGCATGCGGCCGCTCTTCGTGGAGGAGCTCGCGGTGCACCCGGACTATCAGGGCCGGGGCGTGGGCAGCTTCATGTTGGATCAACTCCAGCACCTGGCGCGCACGCGAGGCTGCACGCACCTGGTGTTGGAGGTCGCGGAGAACAACGAGTCCGCGCTGGCGTGGTACCGCGCGAGGACGTTCTACAAGCTCGACGCCGCCATCTTCCTCGCGCAGAAGGTGCCTGGAGAGCCGGACCTGCTGCCGCCGCGCCGGCTCAAGCGCCGCGCCAAGCTGGCGGAGGAGTCGGCCGCCTCGCCCAACACCGGGCCGATGCCCGCCGCGGCGCCCGCGCCGAAGTCCGCCGCGCGCAAGACGCGGTCCGCGGCGGCGAAGAAGGGCGGCTGAGCGAGGGCCCCTTCGAGGGGCTCGCGTACGCGTCGTGCCACGTCGCCGGGGAAGAGGAGCGCGTCGGACACCTCACGAAAGGTCCGGGTGACAGCGCGCGGAAGTTCGCTCGTCACCTGGTGGTCAACAGTCGCGGCTCACGCGGGCAACGGCTCGGTGGTGTCGTGCGGCGAGGCAATCGCGGTCGACTCGCCCACCGTCTCATCGTGCTGGCTCAGGTCGAGCCCCTGCTCCTCCTGCTCGTGGGTGACTCGCAGCGGGACGACGCGGTCCACCAGCTTGTAGAGCAGGTACGAGCCCACGAAGGAGAAGGCCGACACCAGGACCAGCGCCGCCATGTGCATGAGGAAGGTCCGGGTCTCTCCATGGATGAGCCCCACGTCCTTGGCCAGCACGCCGGTGAGCACCATGCCCACGACGCCGCCCAGCCCGTGACAGGGAAAGACATCCAGCGTGTCATCCAGGGACGTGCGGCTCTTGAGGTGCACGGCCGTGTTGCTCACGAAGCTGGCGACGAGTCCCACCAGGATGCTTTGTCCCACGGTGATGAATCCCGCCGCGGGAGTGACCGCCACCAGCCCCACCACCGCGCCGACGCACGCACCCAGGGCACTCGGTTTGCGGCCTCGAAGCCAGTCGAAAGCCATCCATCCCAACATGGCCGCAGCGGATGCGGTGTTCGTGGTGGCGAAGGCGAGCGCCGCCAGTGCGGACGCCGAGAGCGCCGAGCCCGCGTTGAAGCCGAACCAGCCGAACCACAACATGCCCGTGCCCAGCATGACGAACGGCAGGTTGGCGGGAGTGTGCGGCGCCTGCTCCAGATGGACGCGGCGGCGTCCGAGCACCAGCGCACCCGCGAGCGCCGCGAACCCCGCGGACATGTGCACCACCGTGCCGCCCGCGAAGTCCAACACACCCCAACGGCGAAGAAAGCCCTCCGGGTGCCAGGTCCAGTGAGCCAGCGGCGCGTAGATGAACAGCGCGAAGAGCACCATGAAGAGCACATAGGCCTTGAAGCGAACCCGCTCCGCGAAGGCCCCCGTGATGAGCGCGGGGGTGATGATGGCGAACTTGAGCTGGAACAACGCGAACAGGAGCAGCGGAATGGTGGGCGCCAGGTCTGGATGGGTTTCGGCTCCCACGCCGCTGAACATGAAGAAGGTGCGCGGGTCGCCAATGAGCCCGTGAAAGCTGTCACCGAAGCTCAGGCTGAAGCCCACCACCACCCAGAGCAGGCTGATGACCGCCATGGCGATGAAGCTCTGCAACAGCGTGGACACCACGTTCTTCATCCGCACCATGCCGCCGTAGAAGAACGACAGGCCCGGCGTCATCAACAACACCAACGCGGTCGCCGTGAGGAGCCACGCGGTGTCCGCCGGGTTGAGCGGGCCTCCCTGCTTCACCTGCGCCGCTGGCGTCACCCACATGCCCGCCACGCCCACGCCCACCAGCAAGGCCACTGCCAGCCACTTCTTCATCGCGCTCCCCCATGGAGGATTGACGCAATGCAGTGTGATGCCGAATCCGGCCGGAATCAATGGCCCCAGGCCTTAATTTCGTGTCGGCAGAGTTAAATGTCGCCAGATTTAGTCTAGCGGGCGGTTTCGGGGTGTGGCCTAGTTGATGATGATCCGGCCTTTCTTGATGTCCAGGTTCTCCCCGCCCTTGAGGATGACGTTGCCCTCGTCGGTCTGGACGGTACAGGGGCCGGAGCCTTGGATGGTGACGGAGGCCGTCTGGCTCTTGCCAA from Myxococcus stipitatus carries:
- a CDS encoding serine/threonine protein kinase, coding for MIRPLDGDLSIDTVLRNTYKVVSILGRGGMGSVYLAQHLRLPGKQVAVKVLRGGDHLTPEIFARFRREAEIASRLGHPNIVEVLDYDTLEDGTPFLVLEFLRGESLQSRLERGRLPLTDVYSFTRQMGSALQAAHGAGIVHRDLKPANVFLVPTDSGGVVGERLKLLDFGISKVLDSGTVQTQEATLIGTPQYMSPEQAQGRNREIDARTDIFAMGCIVYEMMTGTPAFGGGGIAQMIFRVVYEPPAPLAPLCPEAPPHAIAAVDKALAKRVEERYPDIASFVEALTGSPLHSLSSVTGSHATTPRPTGSPSGVALPSEGPPSLSNTMAPGSVRQGPDTGRMGFEATMAPGTGRMGQVEPVAPSGAFAAGNTGRMGVAQAMGAEQVAPPVAQLDPVQLEPTLTSQPVPRLAPAQLDPPGLEPTFMSQPVPGPAAPAHPAPHAPSVTPQQPNLHVAAVPTARPVPATKSRTPLAALAVAGLVVIGGAGWWMTRSGPPPSTGAPVPANPQGSTPAATTGTPAANSQNQGTTTPPPAVTGATTPPPATGTPGDTGTHAVPPPQTGTVTPPENTVQVNPTGVDTKTPPPSTRPSTRPEPSEKLSDEVRQLLADAERALSGGDTEEAIRLARSSQRRGTQGIPQASYSLLTRAFCRRQDLSNAKTHWPKVSGAEKSRVRKYCMQYDIEF
- a CDS encoding GNAT family N-acetyltransferase; this encodes MTKAAPKDSLEVRVRRIHRRDLNRTWEFLKLVFRDVNRETVEYQRPRSKRRFMEVYTSEWIEQLLYEVDGEIVGYSECAFEATGDDNWVNPRWFEKRGMRPLFVEELAVHPDYQGRGVGSFMLDQLQHLARTRGCTHLVLEVAENNESALAWYRARTFYKLDAAIFLAQKVPGEPDLLPPRRLKRRAKLAEESAASPNTGPMPAAAPAPKSAARKTRSAAAKKGG
- a CDS encoding ammonium transporter — protein: MKKWLAVALLVGVGVAGMWVTPAAQVKQGGPLNPADTAWLLTATALVLLMTPGLSFFYGGMVRMKNVVSTLLQSFIAMAVISLLWVVVGFSLSFGDSFHGLIGDPRTFFMFSGVGAETHPDLAPTIPLLLFALFQLKFAIITPALITGAFAERVRFKAYVLFMVLFALFIYAPLAHWTWHPEGFLRRWGVLDFAGGTVVHMSAGFAALAGALVLGRRRVHLEQAPHTPANLPFVMLGTGMLWFGWFGFNAGSALSASALAALAFATTNTASAAAMLGWMAFDWLRGRKPSALGACVGAVVGLVAVTPAAGFITVGQSILVGLVASFVSNTAVHLKSRTSLDDTLDVFPCHGLGGVVGMVLTGVLAKDVGLIHGETRTFLMHMAALVLVSAFSFVGSYLLYKLVDRVVPLRVTHEQEEQGLDLSQHDETVGESTAIASPHDTTEPLPA